A stretch of Candidatus Cloacimonadota bacterium DNA encodes these proteins:
- the umuD gene encoding translesion error-prone DNA polymerase V autoproteolytic subunit, with the protein MPKKIKSDGSVKALYGVSTETKLKRPLIGSTVPAGFPSPATDYIEGLLDLNEYLIKHKAATFFARVGGDSMIGCGIFPDDIVIVDRALEANHNSVVLVRYDGEFTIKKLRVEKGEYFLVSENESYPAIKINEELDFVIWGVVTTVIHKV; encoded by the coding sequence ATGCCCAAAAAGATCAAGTCCGACGGCTCGGTGAAGGCGCTCTACGGCGTCAGCACCGAAACCAAGCTCAAACGCCCGCTGATCGGCAGCACTGTTCCGGCCGGCTTTCCCTCTCCCGCCACCGATTACATCGAAGGCCTGCTGGACCTCAATGAATATCTGATCAAGCACAAGGCCGCCACCTTTTTCGCCCGGGTGGGAGGCGATTCGATGATCGGTTGCGGCATTTTTCCGGATGACATCGTGATCGTGGACAGAGCTTTGGAGGCCAACCACAACTCGGTGGTGCTGGTGCGCTATGACGGGGAATTCACGATCAAGAAGCTGCGCGTCGAAAAGGGAGAGTATTTCCTGGTTTCCGAAAACGAGTCCTACCCGGCCATCAAGATCAACGAGGAGCTCGATTTCGTGATCTGGGGCGTAGTCACCACCGTGATTCACAAAGTGTAG
- a CDS encoding tetratricopeptide repeat protein — protein MKKYAYLLAMLLTVLMVLSACSGNKKIEEPVEPPPTPLELAKAAEDTALVNVEDGNFALALEYYNQAKDYYLLAQPEAAPTDSVDVNIELIQKNIAFTYQNLAQESDQYQQYDDAITEFESAANIYKSLVPLTMTATERDAIVAGLYRNMAFTAQKAGQFERALGYYDNVLQTEPGNSDVLMSKYSILKNDIGDQVRAYQVLKDYAEASGDVNAYLVLASAYRDEGDDNTAAIYYDKALELSETPMVYSTVADFYRGIKNYKKSNDVLLKLIAATTDNASNALAYRIMADNYDKLNNTSKKLEYYDKSLDLEPNADVALALANHWNKQKSWAKVVTYATKAINVDSSKAAAYLLRGNAYFMQKKYDAAKADLQRIVNDPNYGSSASAILKKIK, from the coding sequence ATGAAAAAATATGCATACCTGCTTGCGATGCTGCTGACAGTCCTTATGGTGCTGTCCGCCTGCAGCGGAAACAAAAAGATCGAAGAACCGGTGGAACCGCCGCCCACACCGCTGGAACTGGCCAAAGCCGCCGAGGACACCGCTCTCGTCAACGTCGAGGATGGAAACTTCGCCTTGGCATTGGAATACTACAACCAGGCCAAGGATTACTACCTGCTGGCCCAGCCTGAAGCCGCGCCCACGGATTCGGTGGACGTGAACATCGAACTGATCCAGAAAAACATCGCTTTCACCTATCAGAACCTGGCCCAGGAAAGCGATCAGTATCAGCAGTATGATGACGCGATCACGGAATTTGAAAGCGCCGCCAACATCTACAAAAGCCTGGTGCCGCTCACCATGACCGCCACGGAGCGCGACGCCATCGTGGCCGGCCTCTACCGCAACATGGCCTTCACCGCTCAAAAAGCCGGCCAGTTCGAACGCGCCCTGGGTTATTACGACAACGTGCTTCAAACCGAGCCTGGTAACTCCGACGTGCTGATGTCCAAGTACAGCATCCTCAAAAACGACATTGGCGACCAGGTTCGCGCTTATCAGGTGCTGAAGGATTACGCCGAGGCTTCCGGCGACGTGAACGCCTATCTGGTGCTGGCCTCAGCCTATCGCGATGAAGGCGACGACAACACCGCGGCCATCTATTACGACAAAGCCCTCGAACTGAGCGAAACCCCGATGGTGTACTCCACCGTGGCCGATTTCTACCGTGGGATCAAGAACTACAAGAAATCCAACGACGTGCTGCTCAAACTGATCGCGGCCACCACGGACAACGCCTCCAACGCCCTCGCCTACCGCATCATGGCCGATAACTACGACAAGCTGAACAACACCTCCAAGAAGCTCGAATACTACGACAAATCCCTGGACTTGGAGCCCAACGCCGACGTGGCCCTGGCCCTGGCCAATCACTGGAACAAGCAGAAAAGCTGGGCCAAGGTGGTAACCTATGCCACCAAGGCCATCAACGTCGATTCTTCCAAGGCCGCGGCTTATCTGCTGCGCGGCAACGCCTATTTCATGCAGAAGAAGTATGATGCCGCCAAAGCCGACCTGCAAAGAATCGTTAACGATCCGAACTACGGCTCCAGCGCTTCCGCCATTCTCAAGAAGATCAAATAA